In the Diospyros lotus cultivar Yz01 chromosome 13, ASM1463336v1, whole genome shotgun sequence genome, TAGGGCAGTGTTGGAAGGATTTGAGAGTAGGGTTTTGGTTCTTGCATCATGGGCGAGCTTTCTGGAGCGTTTGGTGGCCAATGGAGCAATAGGGAAGGAGAATCGAACACTCGCCGAAAAATCGCGAATCGCCGGAGCTAAGGCTTTAAAGGCAAAATCGAGGTATTTTTGCTATGTTTTTTGCAAATCTAAGGCTATATTTAGGTTCGGGAGGTCGGGATTTAGGGGGAGGGAAGCTTCGTTTGAAGCTTTGAGGCCGGAAGCATCGCCGGCGACAAGGCAACCGCCGGAGATGGTGAACCAATCGGGCGCatgcagccacgcgcccgctAGTAGGAAGAAGGCACGTGGCTGGCACGCGCCCGacatgaaaataaagaaaaagaaaaaagaaaaagaaaagaaaagaaaaaaataaaaataaaatagataaaatttttgcaaataattccaaaaaatctagaattttgtttatgtctcATTTTGTGAAAACTgggaaaatgctaaattaattatttatttaaatagttttgctattatggaaataaggaaaaaataggaatttaagttgaaaaatttcaagaaaattccagaagattagaaatattatttaaaaaatattagtaaagagaaattgagttATATGAAAGTTtggatatttattttgtaattttgaagaaataagacttagaagataaagagaaattgtagaaattatgagaaaatagtaaattaatattctgaaaataaatttaatgttttaggaatcCTTGGGGTAAGAGGATTGGGAAATAGCCCACTTGACACGGTTATCGAGGTCGACATGCTTCTCGAGGCAACTTAGTAGTAAGTGTACTGTTACGAATTAGTACGGTTATACAtaaattcgatttttggaatgcttacatcatattgacatgttctGGTATGCACCCATCACATAGACTGCACACATGAAATGCtgtgaaatgcatatgtacacaatgatatcattgatcacacgcattgaggccgtagggagtatgaaCTGACACCGCtattttaccaagggtgcccccagacACCCCGCCTTCGAAAGAGGCGGCCGTAagaatggtaggtagcataTGGGGTggagttgacacctacgataaGTAAGATATTgtatacacacatgatatagtactatgtacccttacttagatggtttatcatctaatttgggtttttgcccctagaatattcaacgttccagtcgggacttgcagtgatggtaCGGAAGTTGAAGATATGTAGTGAAGCGAGTCGTTAAGAAACGAGCATGTGTgtcatgttatgttgtaatatgaatgTTTTAAAAGTTATGTACGCTTTAATTTATCTTTAGAAGCTTATGTATCAATTTTGTAATAAGTGTCATGTACAGTTATTTATGTATGAGATGTTATGATCGGGTTCGATTTCAGCTTCTGCTTTATAAGATCGTATTTATCTctaatgtataaaatatttcgtcaagcactagataggtctaagGGAATTTCAGAAAtaatgtaatgaaaaaaaaaaaaataagacccaaatttcctaagacatAACATGCCCTGAGTAGgtggggtgttatagttggtTTTAGAGCTCAACTAAGTAGAGTACCTAGAAAGGAAAACTTAGACTGAACGTTAGGACTTATATCGAGAATCTAAGAAGGATAAAAGTACCAACTCGAGGACAATTAGGGGTACTAACGGGAGTTGTGATGGCAAGATGGCAGGAAACTTCTCAGAGCAGGTCTTAGTCGATCACTGGGCACATCGTCTTGAGAACCGGAACCCGGAACCAAATGAGGGCATCATGGAACATCTGGTTCAAATGGAGGAAATCATCGACAACGTACCCCAGAGTTATCGACTCTGGCCTGACTTAGTCCAACTCTAGATAAATATGCAGGTTGATGTTTTGGAGGGTGATCTGCAGGACTTCGCTGATTGGGTCCGGCAGGGCGAGCAATTCCCTAAATTCCATCTTTACTGCGAGCGGATTCGCGAGCTACTGGTAGAACTATATGAGCCGGTGCTAGTGGAGGAGCTTGATGAAGAAATGGAAGACCTGATcgaggaggaagagaaagaagaaatgggAGACCTGATCGAGgcaggagaggaagaagagatggGAGACCCGATTGAGGCAGAAGAGGAAAATGATGTACCCATATTCTAGATCGAGAATGACCCTCTTGAATTTGAAGGCACAGACTCCGAGGACGAGGAAGAGAACGAGGAAGAGTCCGAAGACGAAGAGAACGTTTGGATATGGAGGTCGTCCGGACCAAAGTAGACCTAGCTATAAATGCTCTAACTATCTACGTGACTTATGTAGTGTGTTGCCTATGACATTTTGTAATCGGATGTATAATATCTGTAGAATTAATGAAGCATTAACGTTATCGAATGGTAAGACCCTGTTGGCTAATCGAGAATGCTATTTTCTTTTCAGATGGCGAACACTCAAAGGGGGGTAATGGTAGGACCTAGGATACCCAATGTAGAGGGAAATGCAAGTGGTGACCCAGAAGGCGACTCGAGCCAGGAGACGGGAAGTAGTCGACTTGACCAAATGGAGCAAATAATGGGAAGTATGGTGGGATTTATGCAAGGAACTCACTCCCAGGACGGCCATGCAGCCAACTTGCTCGACCTCTACCGTCGACAGAACCCTCCTGTCTTTCAAGGGAAGCTTGGCGTGGACTCCAGCGAAGGGGAATTCTGGATTGAACAAACAGAAAAGCTGCTAGACCACTTGCACTgcggagaagaagagaaagtcaATTGTGCCACCTTCATGCTTCAAGGCGAGGCAGACAAATGGTGGAAAAGAGTTAAACGATCAATGACCCCACAAGCTAGGTCACCATACGTCACCTGGGAGCGGTTCAAAAAACTCTTCGATGAGAAGTACCTTCCTCTAAATCTAAGAatgaagaaggagagagaatttACGGAGTTAAGGCAAATAGGGGACATTACCGTAGCCCAGTACGAAGATACTTTCAACCGGCTGATTAGGTACATGTCCATTTATGAAGGAGATGAAAGGATCAAAGTCCAAAAGTTCTTAGGGGGGCTAAACCTAGGCTTCAGCGGGCCTTGAGCAGTATAAGTACTCAGTCTTATGCAGAAGTGGTGTTGCAAGCCGTCACAACTGAGGCTAATCTAAGCCAGATCGAAGCCATTCAAGGAGAAAGTCCGCAAGCAAGTAATCAGAGAGCAGGCAACAAGTTGGACCTCAAGAGGCCTAAGTTCAAGCCTAGTAATCCATGCACTAGATGCCAGAAGCGACACCCCGGGAGGCCGTGTCGACTGGGAACAAAAGGTTGTTACAACTGCGGAGAAGAGGGACATGTCAACCAGAACTGCCCTAAGAAAGGAATCACTTGTTTTAACTGCCAGCAGATAGGACA is a window encoding:
- the LOC127788145 gene encoding uncharacterized protein LOC127788145, producing MVGPRIPNVEGNASGDPEGDSSQETGSSRLDQMEQIMGSMVGFMQGTHSQDGHAANLLDLYRRQNPPVFQGKLGVDSSEGEFWIEQTEKLLDHLHCGEEEKVNCATFMLQGEADKWWKRVKRSMTPQARSPYVTWERFKKLFDEKYLPLNLRMKKEREFTELRQIGDITVAQYEDTFNRLISISTQSYAEVVLQAVTTEANLSQIEAIQGESPQASNQRAGNKLDLKRPKFKPSNPCTRCQKRHPGRPCRLGTKGCYNCGEEGHVNQNCPKKGITCFNCQQIGHFVRDCPKSWQTSQPHGLSGNTKVQQGRVFHLTRQDAAEDPAVIEGTMSTSGIPMHVLIDSGASHSFISLACTEVLEEKSENLNYRMIVATPMGKSLETSSGYKNRKIRIGEVEFLVDLILL